A single window of candidate division KSB1 bacterium DNA harbors:
- a CDS encoding response regulator encodes MKRVLIIEDEVVIRIGFEKLLKKRSCIIDKVRSFQEALIALDNFSYDLILLDLVIPPYEKESGFNIIKKLKEKKLNQATPIVIISGKKSEEEIKKRIHEDDNVVDVLIKPVQNDKLLEAVEKVLGPCTA; translated from the coding sequence ATGAAACGAGTTTTGATCATCGAAGATGAAGTCGTGATCCGCATCGGCTTTGAAAAGCTGCTCAAGAAAAGAAGCTGCATCATCGATAAGGTTCGAAGCTTTCAGGAGGCTCTCATCGCCCTCGACAACTTTAGCTACGATCTCATCTTGCTGGATCTGGTCATCCCTCCCTACGAAAAAGAAAGCGGATTTAACATCATTAAAAAACTCAAAGAAAAGAAACTGAACCAGGCAACGCCGATCGTCATCATTTCGGGCAAGAAATCGGAAGAAGAAATCAAAAAGCGGATTCATGAAGACGACAACGTCGTGGACGTGCTCATCAAGCCGGTGCAGAACGACAAGCTTTTGGAGGCCGTGGAAAAAGTTTTGGGCCCCTGCACGGCGTAA